The following DNA comes from Deltaproteobacteria bacterium.
GGATGCTGTTCGGCCAGCTCCGCAGCCAGCGCGCGACGCTCGTGCTGTACGAGGCGCCCGGGCGGGTCGCGCAGACGCTCGCCGATCTGGCCGACGCCCTCGGCGGCGCGCGCCGCGCGGCGGTGTGCCGGGAGCTGACCAAGCTGCACGAGGAGACCGTCCGCGGAACGCTCGCGGAGTTGCACGACCGCTACGCGGCAGCTCCGCCGCGCGGCGAGTGCACCCTCGTGGTGGCCGGCGCGCGAGATGACGAGGCCGCTGACCAGGTCGACATCGCGGCCGAGCTGCGCGCGCTGCTCGACGCGGGCCTCGGGCCGAAGGACGCGGCCGCGCGCCTCGTCGTAGCGACCGGCAAGCCGCGCCGCGCGCTGTACCAGCTCGCGCTGTCGCTCCAACGCGAGCGCGAACGCGGCGAGTAGGCGGTGCGGGCGCGCATGAGACGCCCGCGAGTGTGCGCACCCGCCGCGACGCGCGCGACCTCCGGCCCCGTGGCGCGGCGTCTCCGGAATGTCGCGAGCCGGCCCCGCGAGCACGGGGCGCGGGCCGATGCGCTCCGGGTCAGTCGGGGGCCAGTTGGGAGATGTCGACCTCGCCGCCGAACTCGCGCTCGAGGTAGCCGCGCAGCCGGTCGAGCATGCGCTTTTCGATCTGGCGCGCGCGCTCGCGCGAGATGCCGTACATGTCGCCGATCTCCTGGAGCGTCATGGGCTCGTCGGTGAGCCAGCGCTTTTCGAACAGCGTCTTTTCGCGCCCCTCGAGCCCGGCGGCGAACGCCGTGAGCTTCTCGCGCAGCAGATCGCGAAACTCCCGGTCGGCGACGGCGACGTCGGGCCGGTATTCGTCGTCGCGCATCAGATCGAGCCGCGTGCGCGCACCGTCGTCGTCGCCGCCCACCGGCGCGTCGAGCGACGCGTCGGGCGCGGCCAGCCGGCGCTGCATCTCGACCACCGCGTCCTCGGGCACGTCGAGCCGCGCCGCGAGCAGCTTGGGCGTCGGCCGAAACCCCAACCGTTCGAGCTTCTCGCTCTCCTTGCGCAAGTTGTAGAACAACTTGCGCTGCGCTTGGGTCGTGCCGATCTTCACCAGCCGCCAGTTGTTCAATATGAACTTCAATATGTAGGCGCGAATCCACCACGCCGCGTACGACGACAGCTTCACCCCGCGGTGCGGATCGTACTTGCGCACCGCCTGCAGCAGGCCGATGTTGCCCTCCTGCACCAGGTCGAGGATGTTGCGGTACGCGCGGCGGTACTCGTAGGCGATCTTGACGACCAGGCGCAGGTTTGCCTCGACCAGCTGGCGCGCGGCATCGACGTCGCCCTGCTCGGCCCAGCGCACGGCGAGTTCGTGCTCCTGTTCGCGACTGAGCACCGGAATGGACCGGATCTCCTGCATGTAAGCGGCCATCGGGTCGTACTTCGCGACCGATTTGCCGCCGCCGGCCGCCGCGCGCAGCTCGACGTTGTCGGCATCGACGTCGATGAGCGGGATGGCGGGATCGTTCGCGGCGTCGTCGACGTCGTCGACGACGTCGAGCCCCTCGTCGAAGTCGTCGAGGTCGTCGGCGACCTCCACATCGACGACCTCCGGCTCGAGGACGTCTGCGTCGGCCGTTCGGCCCGCCGCCCCGCCCGCCGGTCGGTCCGTCCGGCGGCGCGGCCTCTTCCGCTTGTCCTCTCCCGTCTTTGCCATCGCGCTGCCGCGGCACTATACCCTACAACCGATGGCCCGCCGCCCCGCCCTGCCCGCCGGCTTGTACGTCGCCGGTCGCCGCGTCGTCGCCGTCGGCGACGCGTCCGCCCGCGAACCGGCGCTGCGCGCCGCCGGTGCGGTCGTCGACCGCGTCGCCGCGCGCGCGTGGACGCCCGATCGGTGCGCGGGCGCCTTCTTGGTGCTCTTGCCGGCGTCGCTGCCCGAGCCGGCCGCCCGCCGGATCGCGGCCGACGCCCGGCGCCGCGGTGTGCTCGTGTATGCCGAAGACCGCCCGGACCTATCCGACCTTGCGATGCCCGCGGTCGCCCGTCGCGGCGCGGTCGCGGTCGCGGTGTCCACCGACGGCGTCGCCCCGGCCCTCGCGGCGCGGCTGCGCGACGACCTCCAGACGCAGTTGGACGCCGCCGGCGGCGACCTCGACCGACTGGTCGACGGGTTCGAGGCAGCCCGCGGCCGAACCGGCAGCGCGCACCCGCCGGCGCCGCGCGTGCGCTGGACGGGCGAGATCCGCGTCGAGCCGGACGGCGGCGACCCGGCGTAGCCGCGGCCCATGCGGCGGCCGCCCCGCTCGATGGGCTCGCCGCCCCGGATCTGCCCGCGCCGGCCCACCTCGCCGGCGCGGACGAGCGCGATGCGCACGCGGCCCCAACCTACGCGCGCCGGCCCACCTCGCCGGCGCGGACCAGCGCGATGCGCAACAGGATCGGCGTGACGATCTGGTTGAGCGCGACGACGCCGAGCACCAGCGCCGCGAGTTCGTCGCCGATGCTCGCAAACGATCGGCGCAGGATCAGCGCGAGCGCGAGCGCCAACCCCGCCTGCGGCAGCAGGCCGACCCACACGTAGCGCTCGACGGCCGGCTCGGCGCTCGTGCG
Coding sequences within:
- the rsmI gene encoding 16S rRNA (cytidine(1402)-2'-O)-methyltransferase yields the protein MYVVATPIGNLEDMSYRAVRVLGEVDVVAAEDTRSARTLFDRFDIRPKEVVSYFDANEAERASELVARLRAGASVAVISEAGTPGVSDPGWRLVAAAREAGVRVEVVPGPVAAIAALVGSGLPTDRFMVVGFPPREPGPRRMLFGQLRSQRATLVLYEAPGRVAQTLADLADALGGARRAAVCRELTKLHEETVRGTLAELHDRYAAAPPRGECTLVVAGARDDEAADQVDIAAELRALLDAGLGPKDAAARLVVATGKPRRALYQLALSLQRERERGE
- a CDS encoding sigma-70 family RNA polymerase sigma factor; translation: MAKTGEDKRKRPRRRTDRPAGGAAGRTADADVLEPEVVDVEVADDLDDFDEGLDVVDDVDDAANDPAIPLIDVDADNVELRAAAGGGKSVAKYDPMAAYMQEIRSIPVLSREQEHELAVRWAEQGDVDAARQLVEANLRLVVKIAYEYRRAYRNILDLVQEGNIGLLQAVRKYDPHRGVKLSSYAAWWIRAYILKFILNNWRLVKIGTTQAQRKLFYNLRKESEKLERLGFRPTPKLLAARLDVPEDAVVEMQRRLAAPDASLDAPVGGDDDGARTRLDLMRDDEYRPDVAVADREFRDLLREKLTAFAAGLEGREKTLFEKRWLTDEPMTLQEIGDMYGISRERARQIEKRMLDRLRGYLEREFGGEVDISQLAPD